In Coturnix japonica isolate 7356 chromosome Z unlocalized genomic scaffold, Coturnix japonica 2.1 chrZrandom1740, whole genome shotgun sequence, a single genomic region encodes these proteins:
- the LOC107306920 gene encoding collagen alpha-1(I) chain-like produces MGGRGERGPAGMCPTSGPKGRRGPRGPRGPSWICRRGSPAPSAPPRILIGPLRRAERCDWLSRLIGSRSPAPFRVSPLSGGAVLNASRRRRGGQGAGGATPTLPVRPRRR; encoded by the coding sequence ATGGGGGGTCGCGGGGAGCGGGGCCCGGCCGGGATGTGCCCCACGTCGGGGCCCAAAGGGCGGCGGGGGCCGAGGGGCCCGAGGGGGCCGAGCTGGATCTGCCGTCGGggaagccccgccccctcggCCCCTCCCCGCATCCTCATTGGTCCTCTTCGCCGAGCTGAGCGCTGCGATTGGCTGTCACGTTTGATTGGCAGTCGGAGCCCCGCCCCTTTTCGCGTTTCGCCGCTGTCCGGCGGCGCGGTGCTGAACGCGTCACGGCGCCGTCGCGGCGGGCAGGGGGCGGGCGGTGCGACCCCCACGCTGCCGGTGCGGCCCCGACGGCGCTGA